One Ranitomeya variabilis isolate aRanVar5 chromosome 5, aRanVar5.hap1, whole genome shotgun sequence DNA window includes the following coding sequences:
- the LOC143776518 gene encoding uncharacterized protein LOC143776518, producing MSSSDSPPPQQQRLSEAESDEELSEGGETGGEMQVEEEPSAAAAAEGSPRQSQSRRTRRRGRPSASQRAPAEEEDDDDDIDVDCLIEEVREWEPLWNMADRRHADTGVTRRLWDEVCRTLFPRRESLHPQQQSKLVGKVRKRWRSLRDRFKREFNDEMKAPSGSAGRKRSRYKYGQALSFLRRTMLSRVTFSSHRAPASSSAPSGAIPPESATEGHVGRPHTSVPSSDPSSDPSVPSTSSVPSSGALLQPSLLASDAEQIAFPLPHPSDPATSTPPLGSWRQRQRGQEKSYAPEFLHLNASFQGSFKILGEQVTAGFNMVQSRISETSRETSSRLDRLHSAVSPDPANIFFNSMLRTMEKLSFEQQMRVMNTCHNALLQAVNESTHTPRHTSTPIPHHTQHYQTQPQYPHQHHYQTQSHYPTQSQYPTQSPQQSRPQDQITSPMFSLLNFSLPPTPTPPPSGQPLGLPPPSTAPQTSRVSPPIDVVQPSGPSSSHISTQQFENL from the exons atgtcctcttctgacagccctcctccacagcaacagcgtttaTCG gaagctgaatcagatgaggagctgtcagaagggggcgagacgggtggagagatgcaagtggaggaggaaccaagt gctgctgctgccgctgaaggctctcccagacagtcccagagtcggcggactcgtcgccgcggtcggccatca gcttcacagcgtgctcccgcagaagaggaggatgatgatgatgacattgatgtagactgtctcatcgaggaggttcgtgagtgggagccgctgtggaacatggctgaccgcaggcatgcagataccggtgtcacccgtcggctctgggacgaagtgtgtcgcaccctgtttccaaggcgggagagccttcatcctcagcagcagagcaaactag ttggaaaggttaggaagcggtggcggtcactgagggatcgctttaagagggaattcaatgatgagatgaaggccccgagtggctctgcaggaaggaagaggagcagatataaatatggccaggccctctccttcctgaggcgaaccatgctaagcagagt caccttctccagccaccgggcgcctgcatcttcctctgcgccctctggagcgatccctcctgagtccgccactgagggccacgtcggtaggccccacacctctgtcccctcctctgacccctcctctgacccctctgtcccctccacttcatccgtcccaagcagtggagcattattgcagccttcattgctcgcatctgatgctgaacagatagcgtttcctttaccccacccctctgatcctgccacctcgacaccaccattaggttcgtggcggcagcgacagaggggtcaggaaaagagctatgctcctgagttcttgcacctgaatgcatccttccaaggctctttcaaaattttgggagagcaagtgactgctggtttcaacatggtgcagtcacgcatcagtgaaacaagccgtgaaaccagcagtcgcttggataggctgcattcagctgtaagtcccgatccggccaatattttttttaactccatGCTCAGGACCATGGAGAAActatcttttgagcaacagatgcgggtaatgaatacctgccataatgctctactgcaggccgttaacgagtctacccacacacctcgccacacctccactccaattccacaccatacccagcattaccaaacccagccccaatacccacaccagcaccattaccaaacccagtcccactaccctacccagtcacaatacccaacccagtccccacaacaatcccggccccaagaccaaattacttccccaatgttttccttactgaacttttctcttccccctaccccaacaccacccccctctggtcagcctcttggtttaccccccccttccactgcaccccaaacaagtagggtttccccacctatcgacgtggtccaaccttccggcccatcctcctctcatatctccacccaacaatttgaaaatttgtaa